One genomic window of Pseudohongiella acticola includes the following:
- a CDS encoding GlxA family transcriptional regulator, producing MKPISILALPQALASSIAIPMEMISAADTIFRLRNRQRSNTVALHVVAEEIDNMIVSGGMGIKPSTRLADTPVSELIFVPALWGNPRAAVAQHSEAVAWLANQYAAGATICSVGSGSYFLGAAGLLDGKSATTHWRYFDDFETQFPNAKLQRKRFITHQDRLYCTGSVNAVRDVMLHFVEQLFDGSTADEVARHFTHELKRSYESLLLAVDQQDTHHDELIIKVQEWLQKHYHRDIQMRDLAKTFGLNPRSFNRRFRQAANRTPVEYLQEVRINQARELLKHSNLSIAEIAFSVGYQDVSYFTGLFRRTHDVTPNAYRRLVRTKLFNVGNPAPPRS from the coding sequence ATGAAACCGATCAGCATCCTCGCGTTGCCACAGGCACTGGCCTCCAGCATCGCCATTCCGATGGAAATGATCAGCGCTGCTGATACCATTTTTCGCCTTCGCAACCGGCAGCGCAGCAACACGGTAGCCTTACACGTTGTTGCCGAAGAAATTGACAATATGATTGTTTCTGGCGGCATGGGTATAAAACCTTCCACCCGACTGGCCGACACGCCGGTCAGTGAACTCATTTTTGTGCCGGCATTGTGGGGTAATCCGCGTGCGGCGGTGGCCCAGCACAGTGAAGCCGTCGCCTGGCTGGCAAATCAGTACGCAGCCGGCGCCACCATTTGCAGCGTCGGCAGCGGCAGCTATTTTCTGGGAGCAGCCGGCTTGCTGGATGGCAAGTCTGCCACCACACACTGGCGCTATTTCGATGATTTCGAAACACAATTCCCGAACGCAAAGCTGCAGAGAAAGCGTTTCATCACACACCAGGACCGCCTGTATTGCACCGGTAGTGTCAATGCTGTGCGCGATGTCATGCTGCACTTTGTTGAACAGCTGTTTGATGGCAGTACCGCAGATGAAGTTGCCAGGCATTTCACTCACGAACTGAAACGCTCCTACGAGTCACTGCTGCTTGCTGTCGACCAGCAGGATACACACCATGATGAGTTGATCATCAAAGTACAGGAATGGCTGCAAAAGCATTATCACCGTGATATCCAGATGCGCGATCTGGCAAAGACGTTTGGACTAAACCCCAGGTCATTCAACAGACGTTTCCGCCAGGCCGCCAACAGAACACCCGTCGAATACCTGCAGGAAGTCCGAATCAATCAGGCGCGTGAGCTACTCAAGCACAGCAATCTCAGCATTGCAGAAATTGCCTTTTCCGTCGGTTATCAGGACGTCAGTTATTTCACCGGACTTTTTCGACGCACACATGACGTTACACCCAATGCCTATCGCCGGCTGGTCAGAACCAAACTTTTTAATGTGGGAAACCCGGCCCCGCCAAGATCATGA
- a CDS encoding DUF1244 domain-containing protein — protein MSAQQSLELDAAAFRRLLKHLDENKQVQNIDLMNLAGFCRNCLAKWYAAEAQSQNLNIDYDQARERIYGMPYAEWKQKYQSPLD, from the coding sequence TTGTCCGCTCAGCAGTCGCTTGAACTCGATGCAGCCGCTTTCCGTCGCCTGCTGAAGCACCTTGACGAAAACAAGCAGGTACAGAATATAGACCTGATGAATCTTGCCGGCTTCTGTCGCAACTGTCTGGCGAAGTGGTATGCCGCTGAAGCACAGTCACAGAATCTGAATATCGATTATGATCAGGCCCGTGAACGAATTTACGGCATGCCCTATGCCGAGTGGAAGCAAAAGTATCAGTCGCCATTGGACTGA
- the hpf gene encoding ribosome hibernation-promoting factor, HPF/YfiA family — MSNEFQIVFHNIDQSDALTDSVNKRVEKLRRYNGDIIGGRVVLDSPHNNHHKGKVYSVTLELHTPNKEVVVTQEQHDNHAHEDLYVAIRDAFNAAERQLKSVDKKHRKQAIHKNPDAVDDGMDGIVDEDDLPEYNSAVG; from the coding sequence ATGTCCAATGAATTTCAGATTGTTTTTCACAACATTGACCAATCCGATGCCTTGACCGACAGCGTCAATAAACGAGTCGAGAAATTGCGCCGATACAATGGCGATATTATCGGAGGTCGTGTTGTGCTGGACTCGCCTCATAACAACCACCACAAAGGTAAAGTTTATTCTGTCACGCTTGAGTTACATACGCCGAATAAAGAGGTCGTGGTGACTCAGGAACAGCATGATAATCATGCTCACGAAGATTTGTATGTTGCGATTCGGGACGCCTTTAATGCAGCCGAACGCCAGTTGAAATCGGTCGACAAAAAACACCGCAAACAGGCCATTCACAAAAATCCCGATGCTGTTGACGATGGTATGGATGGTATCGTGGACGAGGACGACCTTCCCGAATACAACAGTGCTGTCGGCTGA
- a CDS encoding lytic murein transglycosylase: MMKALGAVVVSKYLVFFSLAAVLYLNTIAHAQTSSDNPPDPDFQPWLQSLIAEARELGIDEAIIEQALVPVTPIPQVVSNDRNQAEFVETLDEYLAKRVTDWRIQTGRERMAQHADVLADVAAKYGVPARFIVAIWGIETNYGNFTGGTDVVRALVTLAYDPRRADYFRRELLAALQILQQGHIDHADMKGSWAGAMGQSQFMPSSFVNYAVDHDNDGRRNIWTSEADVFASIANYLSQRGWQPGQRWGREVTLPDDYHERAGQWSQGDASFSCSVLRRHTVQRSLADWQVAGVRTADGADLPQADFPGSIVLPDGEDGSAFMTYPNFRAILSYNCANNYALAVAKLADSY, encoded by the coding sequence ATGATGAAGGCGTTGGGTGCTGTAGTAGTAAGTAAGTATCTGGTTTTTTTTTCGCTGGCTGCAGTGTTGTATCTGAACACAATTGCACACGCACAGACGTCATCTGACAACCCGCCAGACCCGGACTTCCAGCCGTGGCTGCAATCGCTTATCGCAGAAGCCCGTGAGCTCGGCATCGATGAAGCCATCATTGAACAGGCGCTGGTGCCTGTTACGCCAATCCCCCAGGTCGTCAGCAACGACCGCAATCAGGCGGAATTTGTCGAAACCCTCGATGAATACCTGGCCAAACGCGTCACTGACTGGCGCATTCAGACTGGACGTGAGCGCATGGCGCAGCATGCCGATGTGCTGGCAGATGTGGCGGCGAAATATGGTGTGCCGGCGCGTTTCATTGTTGCCATCTGGGGCATCGAAACCAACTACGGCAACTTCACTGGCGGCACCGATGTTGTGCGGGCACTGGTGACACTTGCCTATGATCCACGCAGAGCCGATTACTTTCGCCGGGAACTACTGGCAGCGTTGCAGATTTTGCAACAGGGACACATTGATCACGCAGACATGAAAGGATCATGGGCCGGTGCCATGGGCCAGAGTCAGTTCATGCCCAGTAGCTTCGTTAACTACGCAGTTGACCATGATAACGATGGGCGCCGAAATATCTGGACCAGCGAGGCTGATGTGTTCGCCTCGATTGCCAATTACCTGAGCCAGCGCGGCTGGCAGCCCGGTCAGCGCTGGGGGCGTGAAGTCACATTGCCGGACGACTATCACGAGCGTGCAGGGCAGTGGAGTCAGGGTGATGCCAGTTTCTCCTGCAGCGTGTTGCGTCGTCATACCGTGCAGCGCTCACTGGCCGACTGGCAAGTGGCGGGTGTGCGTACAGCCGACGGTGCCGATCTGCCGCAGGCAGATTTCCCAGGTTCAATTGTGCTTCCCGACGGTGAAGATGGCAGCGCCTTCATGACCTACCCGAATTTCCGCGCCATTCTTAGCTACAACTGCGCCAATAATTATGCCCTCGCAGTTGCAAAACTGGCGGACAGCTACTAG
- a CDS encoding M15 family metallopeptidase produces MGIRTKKGVVDPAYALQIRSLHQALGIADDYNDRIGLPLQQEPERLVDAGPDMFDRPQQMTPSTMLAWQGMRDRAASDGITLLLVSAYRGAAYQADVIRRKLDGGRTLEDILRVNAAPGYSEHHTGRALDIATPGDPPLETTFELTAAFAWLSDNADEFGFVLSYPRDSVSAITYEPWHWCFRGD; encoded by the coding sequence ATGGGTATAAGGACAAAAAAGGGGGTTGTTGATCCGGCGTACGCTTTGCAGATCAGGTCTCTGCATCAAGCGCTTGGTATCGCAGACGACTACAACGACCGAATCGGCCTGCCGCTGCAGCAGGAGCCTGAGCGGCTGGTTGACGCCGGGCCGGATATGTTCGACAGACCGCAACAGATGACCCCGTCCACGATGCTGGCCTGGCAGGGCATGCGAGATCGAGCCGCCAGCGACGGCATCACCCTCCTGTTGGTGTCGGCCTATCGCGGCGCCGCCTATCAGGCCGACGTCATTCGTCGCAAACTGGACGGCGGTCGCACACTTGAGGATATTCTGCGCGTCAATGCAGCTCCGGGTTACAGTGAACATCATACCGGGAGGGCGCTGGATATTGCCACGCCCGGCGACCCTCCACTGGAAACAACGTTTGAGCTGACTGCGGCATTCGCCTGGCTGAGCGATAATGCGGACGAATTCGGATTTGTGTTGTCTTACCCTAGAGACAGTGTGTCGGCTATCACCTATGAGCCCTGGCACTGGTGCTTTCGGGGCGACTAA
- a CDS encoding beta-ketoacyl synthase produces the protein MAGLPVIIGFGGINPAGRSSLHHGYRRLVLDQLATADAMQTRASLAGLMGLLQHKNGKWLDADGNPIELHSYLQRIDPVLKAGTLIRKLEKNLFDPDQLLFHKRATLHADSEQPVTFLIKRQQLPDQIPLGWLLSDAGNGQVRVEVPISLNVLTENFRRSPVNSAGQLPSGFDPKDLYQSRNHPRGLQMTVFGASDAIQSMGIEWQTVLQHVPADQISVYAGSSMSQLDYEGNGGLLQARLLGKKVSSKQLALGFAEMPADFINAYVLGNLGTTGTNAAACATFLYNLRQGMRDIRSGSHRLVIVGTSEAPLTPEVMDGYTTMGALVDDAALLALDKHKGLSEPDHRRACRPFGDNAGFTLGESAQFVILCDDTLALEMGANIHGAINDVFVNADGYKKSISSPGVGNYITMAKAMAATQQVIGDKGLQQRSYVQAHGTGTPQNRTTESHIFSTLAKTWGIENWPVTALKTYFGHSLASASADQLVNSLGVWRYGIIPGIAGTESIAADVHQDKLDFLLQHKEVGRDGIDAVLLNAKGFGGNNATASVLAPHVTLEMLTRRHGAAAMKTWQDRNQHVQERATSYDEAARRGDAEIIYRFDHNVLDATGLTISRDRMQVKGHPNPISLQTESTYNDMLDSGRD, from the coding sequence ATGGCAGGACTACCGGTTATTATCGGTTTTGGCGGCATCAATCCTGCCGGGCGCAGCTCCCTGCACCACGGTTATCGTCGGCTGGTTCTGGACCAGCTCGCCACTGCAGACGCCATGCAGACACGGGCCAGCCTTGCCGGGCTGATGGGACTGCTGCAGCACAAGAATGGAAAATGGCTAGACGCTGACGGTAACCCGATCGAGCTACACTCATATCTGCAACGTATTGACCCGGTTCTCAAGGCCGGAACGCTGATACGAAAGCTTGAAAAAAATCTTTTTGATCCGGACCAGTTGCTATTTCACAAGCGCGCCACCTTACATGCTGACAGTGAACAACCGGTCACCTTTTTGATCAAGCGCCAGCAGTTACCTGATCAAATCCCGCTGGGGTGGCTGCTCAGTGACGCCGGCAATGGTCAGGTGCGCGTGGAAGTGCCAATCTCCCTGAATGTGCTGACAGAGAATTTCCGGCGCTCGCCAGTCAATTCCGCTGGTCAGTTGCCCAGTGGCTTCGACCCAAAAGACCTGTATCAATCCCGCAATCACCCACGCGGATTGCAGATGACAGTTTTCGGTGCCAGTGATGCCATCCAGTCCATGGGCATTGAGTGGCAGACCGTGCTACAGCATGTGCCGGCAGATCAGATCAGCGTCTATGCCGGCAGCAGCATGAGCCAGCTGGATTACGAAGGCAATGGCGGCTTGCTGCAGGCCAGACTGCTGGGGAAAAAGGTGTCATCCAAACAACTGGCGTTAGGATTTGCTGAAATGCCGGCTGACTTTATCAATGCCTATGTGCTTGGCAATTTAGGGACAACCGGCACCAATGCGGCCGCTTGCGCCACCTTCCTGTATAACCTTCGCCAGGGCATGCGCGATATTCGCAGCGGCAGTCACCGGCTGGTTATTGTCGGCACCTCGGAAGCACCGTTAACGCCTGAGGTGATGGACGGCTACACCACCATGGGGGCGCTGGTTGATGATGCCGCCCTACTCGCTCTGGATAAACACAAGGGACTCAGTGAACCCGATCACCGGCGCGCCTGTCGGCCCTTTGGCGACAACGCAGGATTTACGCTGGGTGAATCTGCGCAATTCGTAATTTTGTGCGACGATACGCTGGCACTGGAGATGGGCGCCAATATTCACGGTGCCATCAACGATGTGTTTGTTAATGCTGATGGCTACAAAAAATCCATTTCCAGCCCGGGAGTGGGAAACTACATCACCATGGCCAAAGCAATGGCCGCGACGCAGCAGGTCATCGGCGACAAGGGCCTGCAGCAACGCAGCTATGTGCAGGCGCATGGCACCGGCACACCTCAGAACAGAACCACCGAATCTCACATATTCAGTACCCTGGCAAAAACCTGGGGCATCGAAAACTGGCCAGTGACGGCGCTCAAAACCTATTTCGGACATTCGCTGGCGTCAGCGTCTGCCGACCAGCTGGTCAACAGTCTGGGGGTTTGGCGCTACGGTATCATTCCGGGCATCGCCGGCACCGAATCGATTGCTGCTGATGTGCACCAGGACAAGCTGGATTTTCTGCTGCAACACAAGGAAGTGGGCCGAGATGGTATCGACGCGGTTCTGCTCAATGCCAAAGGGTTCGGTGGCAACAATGCCACCGCATCGGTACTGGCGCCACATGTCACTCTGGAAATGCTAACCCGACGCCACGGCGCAGCGGCGATGAAAACCTGGCAGGATCGAAACCAGCATGTGCAGGAGCGCGCCACCAGCTACGATGAAGCTGCACGTCGCGGCGACGCGGAAATCATCTACCGTTTTGACCATAACGTTCTGGATGCTACCGGCCTCACCATCAGTCGCGACCGGATGCAGGTGAAAGGTCACCCCAACCCTATCTCACTGCAGACTGAGTCCACCTATAACGACATGCTTGATAGCGGCAGAGACTGA
- a CDS encoding periplasmic heavy metal sensor, translating into MVMTRKRAMLWVLLVSIALNLFFIGTIGARLLDRSDRESTPPSLGWILRGLEPQMQDSLRPQLQRYGESIRPMRGQMFRAQREVNRLLAQDPLDDEAIQVAFEELRQINLRYQRVSHEQTLAVLRQLAPEQRSRVLRFLSGRRNPTEDGGGRRSGDDRRRDDDARNGEPN; encoded by the coding sequence ATGGTTATGACCAGAAAGCGGGCGATGCTCTGGGTGCTGCTGGTATCGATAGCACTGAACCTGTTTTTTATTGGCACGATCGGGGCCCGGTTGTTGGATCGTAGCGACAGAGAATCTACACCGCCAAGTCTGGGCTGGATCCTGCGAGGCCTTGAGCCACAGATGCAGGACTCATTGCGACCACAATTGCAACGCTACGGTGAATCAATCAGGCCAATGCGGGGGCAGATGTTTCGTGCTCAGAGAGAGGTGAACAGATTGCTGGCCCAGGATCCGTTGGATGATGAGGCGATACAGGTGGCCTTTGAGGAGTTGCGGCAAATCAATCTGCGTTATCAGCGGGTGTCGCATGAGCAGACGTTGGCGGTGCTCCGGCAACTGGCACCGGAGCAACGCAGCCGGGTGTTGCGTTTCCTGTCTGGGCGCCGCAACCCGACCGAGGACGGTGGGGGCCGTCGTTCGGGGGATGACCGGCGGAGAGATGATGATGCGCGCAACGGCGAGCCGAACTAG
- a CDS encoding sigma-70 family RNA polymerase sigma factor produces the protein MVDGHRMLTDEEVMAAIVAGDQRVYADMVRRHGRPVALYAYRMLGNENEAEDIAQETFLRLWTQAARWQPGKAALSTWLHRIAHNLCIDFLRKHRISQDAGLEEDLVDTQPTAEESMATEADHIMLQAALGKLPERQRSALLLTHYQGLSNREVADILAVSIDALESLLARARRSLKNYWQSASQQSAVTGEKS, from the coding sequence ATGGTTGATGGGCACAGAATGCTGACAGACGAGGAAGTCATGGCGGCCATTGTGGCCGGTGATCAGCGCGTCTATGCTGACATGGTCAGACGGCATGGCCGGCCTGTCGCCCTGTATGCCTACCGCATGCTGGGCAATGAGAACGAGGCAGAAGATATTGCGCAGGAGACATTCTTGCGTTTATGGACCCAGGCGGCGCGTTGGCAGCCTGGCAAGGCTGCGCTTTCAACCTGGTTGCACAGAATCGCTCATAACCTCTGTATCGATTTTTTGCGTAAACACAGAATTTCCCAGGACGCCGGATTGGAAGAGGACCTTGTCGATACGCAACCGACTGCAGAGGAATCAATGGCAACAGAGGCGGATCATATTATGTTGCAGGCAGCACTTGGAAAGTTGCCGGAACGTCAACGCAGTGCACTGTTGCTGACCCATTATCAGGGCCTGTCAAACAGGGAAGTGGCAGACATTCTGGCGGTGAGCATTGATGCTCTGGAATCCTTGCTCGCCCGTGCGCGGCGCAGTCTGAAAAATTATTGGCAATCTGCCAGCCAGCAATCCGCCGTCACCGGAGAAAAGTCATGA
- a CDS encoding fumarate hydratase: MTVIKQDDLIQSVADALQYISYYHPLDFIKAVNEAYEREQSQAAKDAMAQILINSRLCAEGKRPICQDTGIVTVFVKVGMNVQWGDATMSVADMINEGVRQAYLHPDNVLRASILADPAGARRNTKDNTPAVIHMEVVPGDTLDVTVAAKGGGSENKSKMAMLNPSDSIVDWVLKTVPTMGAGWCPPGMLGIGIGGTAEKAAVMAKESLMDPVDIHELRARGPQNRVEELRLEIMDKVNALGIGAQGLGGLTTVLDIKIKDYPTHAASLPVAMIPNCAATRHAHFVLNGEGPAHLTPPRLEDWPQITWDAGPTARRVNLDTVTQADIESWEPGETLLLSGKMLTGRDAAHKRLVEMFNRGESLPDGVDLKGKFIYYVGPVDAVRDEVIGPAGPTTATRMDKFTETILAKTGLLGMIGKAERGQVAIDAIQKHKAVYLMAVGGAAYLVSKAIRNSRIVAFEDLGMEAIHEFVVEDMPVTVAVDVNGTSVHRTGPAEWQARIAEAKPVTVS, translated from the coding sequence ATGACTGTCATCAAACAAGACGATCTGATCCAGAGTGTAGCCGATGCGCTGCAGTACATCTCCTATTATCATCCCCTGGACTTCATTAAAGCCGTCAATGAGGCTTATGAGCGCGAGCAGTCGCAGGCGGCCAAAGATGCCATGGCACAGATACTGATCAATTCCCGCTTGTGCGCAGAAGGCAAGCGCCCAATTTGTCAGGACACTGGCATTGTCACGGTATTCGTCAAGGTCGGCATGAATGTGCAGTGGGGAGATGCCACCATGAGTGTGGCCGACATGATAAACGAAGGGGTACGACAGGCCTATTTGCATCCCGATAATGTGCTGCGCGCCTCCATTCTGGCTGATCCCGCCGGGGCCCGACGCAATACCAAAGATAACACGCCTGCCGTCATCCATATGGAGGTGGTGCCGGGCGATACCCTTGATGTGACGGTGGCTGCCAAAGGGGGTGGTTCCGAAAACAAGTCAAAAATGGCCATGCTCAACCCCAGTGACAGCATTGTCGACTGGGTGCTCAAAACAGTGCCCACCATGGGTGCTGGCTGGTGTCCGCCAGGTATGCTGGGTATTGGCATCGGTGGCACCGCGGAGAAAGCCGCAGTGATGGCAAAAGAGTCATTGATGGATCCGGTCGATATTCACGAATTGCGTGCGCGAGGTCCGCAGAACCGGGTGGAAGAGTTACGGCTGGAGATCATGGACAAGGTTAATGCGCTGGGTATTGGAGCGCAGGGGCTGGGGGGGCTGACCACTGTGCTGGATATCAAGATCAAGGATTATCCAACTCATGCAGCGTCACTGCCGGTAGCCATGATCCCGAATTGCGCGGCCACCCGGCATGCACATTTTGTACTCAATGGTGAGGGGCCAGCACACCTGACACCGCCCAGACTGGAAGACTGGCCACAGATCACCTGGGATGCCGGTCCCACCGCACGTCGGGTAAATCTGGATACCGTGACGCAGGCGGATATAGAGAGCTGGGAACCGGGTGAAACCCTGTTGTTATCGGGCAAAATGCTGACGGGTCGCGATGCGGCCCACAAGCGGCTGGTGGAAATGTTCAATCGAGGTGAGTCTCTGCCTGACGGGGTGGACCTGAAAGGAAAGTTCATTTACTACGTGGGGCCGGTGGATGCCGTGCGCGATGAAGTCATTGGGCCTGCCGGACCGACCACTGCCACCCGCATGGACAAGTTTACCGAGACCATTCTGGCAAAAACCGGACTGCTGGGCATGATAGGCAAGGCCGAACGAGGGCAGGTTGCCATAGATGCTATCCAGAAACACAAAGCGGTTTATCTGATGGCCGTTGGCGGCGCCGCCTATCTGGTATCAAAAGCGATTCGCAATTCCAGAATTGTGGCGTTTGAAGACCTGGGCATGGAGGCGATTCACGAGTTTGTGGTAGAGGACATGCCGGTTACAGTGGCGGTTGATGTTAATGGCACGTCCGTGCACCGCACCGGGCCTGCGGAGTGGCAGGCGCGTATTGCCGAAGCAAAGCCGGTGACCGTTAGCTAA